The following are from one region of the Pseudazoarcus pumilus genome:
- a CDS encoding glutamate synthase subunit beta encodes MGKPTGFLEYERLSEAYEPVPERVKKYREFVLRLTDEQTAIQGARCMDCGIPFCNSGCPVNNIIPDFNDLVYRNQWFEAIRVLHSTNNFPEFTGRICPAPCEAACTLNINDDAVGIKSIEHAIIDKAWEEGWVKPEPPAAKNGKKVAVVGSGPAGLAAAQQLAREGYDVTVFEKNDAIGGLLRYGIPDFKMEKHLIDRRVEQMEAEGVSFRAGVVVGHDDMPAGIANDAREMVSAEQLKKDFDAVILAGGSEVPRDLPVPGRELDGVHFAMEFLVPQNREVAGGPANPISATGKHVVVIGGGDTGSDCVGTSNRHGAASVTQFELMPMPPEEEDKLMTWPYWPVKLRTSSSHEEGCERDFAVATKEFVGENGKVTTLRACRVEWKDGRMVEVPGSEFELKADLVLFAMGFTHPVGGLLDAFGVEKDGRANAKATTDGEGCYKTNVDKVFAAGDVRRGQSLVVWAIREGRQAARAVDEYIMGESLLPR; translated from the coding sequence ATGGGAAAGCCAACCGGATTTCTTGAGTACGAGCGTCTGTCCGAGGCCTACGAGCCCGTACCCGAGCGCGTGAAGAAGTATCGCGAGTTCGTGCTGCGTCTGACCGACGAGCAGACCGCGATCCAGGGTGCGCGCTGTATGGACTGTGGCATTCCTTTCTGCAACAGCGGCTGTCCGGTCAACAACATCATTCCGGACTTCAACGACCTCGTGTACCGCAACCAGTGGTTCGAGGCCATCCGCGTGCTGCACTCGACGAACAACTTTCCCGAGTTCACCGGCCGCATCTGCCCCGCCCCGTGTGAGGCCGCATGCACGCTCAACATCAACGACGATGCGGTGGGCATCAAGTCGATCGAGCACGCCATCATCGACAAGGCCTGGGAAGAAGGCTGGGTCAAGCCCGAGCCGCCGGCGGCGAAGAACGGCAAGAAGGTCGCCGTGGTCGGCTCCGGTCCGGCGGGTCTGGCCGCCGCGCAGCAACTCGCGCGCGAAGGCTACGATGTCACCGTGTTCGAGAAGAATGACGCCATCGGTGGCCTGCTGCGCTATGGCATCCCCGACTTCAAGATGGAAAAGCACCTGATCGACCGCCGCGTCGAACAAATGGAGGCCGAAGGCGTGAGCTTCCGCGCCGGCGTCGTCGTCGGGCATGACGACATGCCTGCAGGCATCGCCAACGACGCCAGGGAGATGGTCAGCGCCGAGCAATTGAAGAAGGATTTCGACGCGGTGATCCTCGCCGGTGGCTCGGAAGTGCCGCGCGACCTGCCGGTTCCCGGGCGCGAGCTCGATGGCGTGCATTTCGCGATGGAGTTCCTGGTGCCGCAGAACCGGGAGGTGGCCGGCGGTCCGGCCAACCCGATCTCCGCCACCGGAAAACATGTCGTCGTCATCGGCGGCGGCGACACCGGCTCCGACTGTGTGGGCACGTCCAATCGCCACGGCGCTGCCTCGGTGACGCAGTTCGAACTGATGCCGATGCCGCCCGAAGAGGAAGACAAGCTCATGACCTGGCCGTACTGGCCGGTCAAGCTGCGCACCTCGTCCTCGCACGAGGAAGGCTGCGAACGCGACTTCGCCGTCGCCACCAAGGAATTCGTCGGCGAAAACGGCAAGGTCACCACCCTGCGTGCCTGCCGCGTCGAGTGGAAGGACGGCCGCATGGTCGAGGTGCCGGGTTCGGAGTTCGAACTCAAGGCCGATCTGGTGCTGTTCGCGATGGGCTTCACCCATCCGGTCGGCGGCCTGCTCGACGCCTTCGGCGTGGAGAAGGACGGCCGCGCCAACGCCAAGGCAACGACCGATGGCGAGGGCTGCTACAAGACCAATGTCGACAAGGTCTTCGCCGCCGGCGACGTGCGCCGCGGCCAGAGCCTCGTCGTTTGGGCAATCAGGGAAGGGCGTCAAGCCGCCCGCGCCGTGGATGAGTACATCATGGGTGAGAGCCTGCTGCCCCGCTGA
- a CDS encoding NAD(P)/FAD-dependent oxidoreductase, with translation MRPIAIIGAGIAGLSCAVRLREAGVPVEVIEKSRSPGGRAGTCGGDGWQCDHGAQYFTARDPDFVAEVERWLETGVVATWTPRLAVFDGTRMHPRISDEKRFVARPRMSTLGRHLAAGLSLRENTRVTALAHDVEDWLLDTEEHGRLEPYSGVVVTVPAPQASAMLASVASELAQVAADAPMHGCWALIARFDNDPRLDFDAAFVNHGALSWVARDSSKPDRPDGHTWLLHAPVEGDLGGESEVELARIATSMLRAFGDLGAPPPDDWVLHRWRFAHSPDAPVIGAQWDADARIGLAGDWLMGGRIEGAWLSGRKLAEHILAG, from the coding sequence GTGAGGCCCATCGCAATCATCGGCGCCGGCATCGCCGGTTTGAGTTGCGCCGTGCGGCTGCGCGAAGCCGGTGTGCCAGTGGAAGTCATCGAGAAATCGCGCAGCCCGGGCGGCCGCGCCGGGACATGCGGCGGCGATGGCTGGCAGTGCGATCACGGCGCACAGTATTTCACCGCGCGCGATCCAGACTTCGTCGCCGAGGTCGAGCGCTGGCTCGAAACCGGTGTCGTCGCCACATGGACACCGCGCCTGGCCGTCTTCGACGGCACGCGGATGCATCCCAGGATCTCCGACGAAAAGCGCTTCGTGGCACGGCCACGCATGTCGACGCTGGGGCGCCATCTGGCCGCGGGCCTTTCGCTGCGCGAGAACACGCGGGTGACGGCGCTGGCCCATGATGTTGAAGACTGGCTCCTCGACACCGAGGAACACGGCCGGCTCGAACCCTACTCCGGCGTCGTCGTGACCGTACCGGCACCGCAAGCCTCTGCGATGCTCGCATCCGTCGCGAGCGAGCTGGCACAGGTCGCGGCCGATGCGCCCATGCACGGCTGCTGGGCATTGATTGCACGCTTCGACAACGACCCTCGGCTGGATTTCGACGCGGCCTTCGTCAACCACGGGGCCCTGAGCTGGGTCGCGCGCGACTCATCCAAGCCGGATCGACCCGACGGACACACCTGGCTTCTGCATGCGCCGGTCGAAGGCGATCTGGGCGGCGAGAGCGAAGTCGAACTGGCGCGCATCGCCACATCCATGCTCCGCGCCTTCGGCGACCTGGGGGCACCGCCACCCGACGACTGGGTACTTCATCGCTGGCGTTTCGCCCACAGTCCGGACGCGCCGGTCATCGGAGCACAATGGGACGCCGACGCACGCATCGGGCTGGCCGGCGACTGGCTGATGGGCGGACGCATCGAGGGCGCCTGGCTGTCCGGGCGCAAGCTCGCCGAGCACATTCTCGCGGGGTAA
- a CDS encoding DUF3429 domain-containing protein — protein sequence MHASSTIPAPARWLGFGGLIPFIVLAAATLADSANAAMWSFALLAYGAVILSFVGALHWGFATLLQSHSDAYRGRLMAWSVVPALGAWVALLLPVRAGLLVVAALLAVHQLADMLMARHRELPAWYLHLRTPLSFGAVASLVIVAGFL from the coding sequence ATGCACGCCAGTTCAACGATTCCCGCTCCCGCCCGCTGGCTGGGCTTTGGCGGCCTGATTCCCTTCATCGTGCTGGCCGCGGCGACGCTGGCCGATTCAGCGAATGCGGCGATGTGGTCGTTCGCACTGCTGGCCTATGGCGCGGTCATCCTGAGCTTCGTCGGCGCGCTGCACTGGGGCTTTGCAACACTGCTGCAATCGCATTCTGACGCCTACCGCGGACGGCTGATGGCGTGGTCGGTGGTGCCGGCGTTGGGCGCCTGGGTGGCCTTGCTGCTGCCGGTGCGCGCCGGGCTGCTGGTCGTCGCCGCGCTGCTGGCCGTCCATCAGCTCGCCGACATGCTGATGGCGCGTCACCGCGAACTACCCGCCTGGTATCTGCACCTGCGCACGCCGCTGAGCTTCGGTGCTGTGGCGAGCCTGGTCATCGTCGCAGGATTTCTGTGA
- a CDS encoding ABC transporter substrate-binding protein, which translates to MTSRTVRGLLAAALVSGGTLSLSAHSSEPCIGASLPITGPTAWAAESIRMGAEVAIAEINAAGGVLGKPLSFVTYDDGGQPPRGVDNARRIAEADNCIAMFGGWHSGVALAVVEPVHEAMMPYIAVISAGTKITENGRDPNYMFRVSMFDRWQALALIRKSKEVTKSGVVGVMYEDTGWGQGAVPDLKASAEAEGATVGGMESFKWEDRDMTAQLMRLRDAKVDTIILYSRDLEANQILRSMQRIGYKPTIVSAWGNTGTLGELAGDLADGMIVLQTYSWMGDLAEQPKAVLDTIMKNYKLKSPDEIRHGSGAANTYDAVYILAEAIKKAGEYDRSKVREALYDVHHQGIVQNYSPAFEPGRHNAILPENYVWTAWHEGRILPIEQTPYAN; encoded by the coding sequence ATGACTTCCAGAACAGTTCGTGGCCTGCTTGCAGCGGCCCTGGTTTCAGGTGGAACCCTCTCCCTTTCGGCGCATTCGTCCGAACCCTGTATCGGTGCGTCGCTGCCGATTACCGGCCCCACCGCATGGGCGGCCGAGTCGATTCGCATGGGTGCCGAAGTGGCGATCGCGGAGATCAACGCCGCGGGTGGCGTGCTCGGCAAGCCGCTGAGCTTCGTGACGTACGACGACGGTGGCCAGCCGCCGCGCGGCGTGGACAACGCACGTCGCATTGCCGAGGCCGACAACTGCATCGCCATGTTCGGCGGATGGCACTCGGGTGTAGCGCTGGCGGTGGTCGAGCCCGTGCATGAAGCCATGATGCCCTACATCGCGGTGATTTCGGCCGGTACCAAGATCACCGAGAACGGACGCGATCCCAACTACATGTTCCGCGTGTCGATGTTCGACCGCTGGCAGGCGCTGGCGTTGATCCGCAAGAGCAAGGAAGTGACCAAGAGCGGCGTGGTTGGCGTCATGTACGAGGACACCGGCTGGGGCCAGGGTGCGGTACCCGACCTGAAGGCGAGTGCAGAGGCCGAAGGCGCCACGGTCGGCGGCATGGAATCGTTCAAATGGGAAGACCGCGACATGACGGCGCAGTTGATGCGTCTGCGTGACGCCAAGGTCGACACCATCATCCTGTACTCGCGCGACCTCGAGGCCAACCAGATCCTGCGTTCGATGCAGCGCATCGGCTACAAGCCGACCATCGTCTCGGCCTGGGGCAACACCGGCACGCTCGGTGAGCTGGCAGGCGATCTCGCAGACGGCATGATCGTGCTGCAGACCTACTCGTGGATGGGTGATCTGGCCGAGCAGCCCAAGGCCGTGCTGGACACGATCATGAAGAACTACAAGCTCAAGTCGCCGGACGAGATCCGTCACGGCTCGGGTGCGGCCAACACCTACGACGCCGTCTACATCCTCGCCGAAGCCATCAAGAAGGCGGGCGAGTATGACCGCAGCAAGGTACGCGAGGCGCTCTACGACGTTCATCATCAGGGTATCGTGCAGAACTACTCGCCGGCCTTCGAGCCTGGTCGCCACAACGCCATCCTGCCGGAGAACTACGTCTGGACGGCGTGGCACGAGGGCCGCATCCTGCCGATCGAGCAGACCCCCTACGCCAACTGA
- a CDS encoding branched-chain amino acid ABC transporter permease, whose translation MSAYIQYLLSGMVIGAIYAIVALGFYIMWSAVRAVNFAHGDTLMIGAVISVALMWTGIPLYFGIPIAIAVAAVFGVIIERIAVRPLNHGPSSIGWMLSTIAIGLMIEAFVTITFGSDPRSLPSPLMDEPIIFMGAGVFMHELLIPVAAIGLLFALDGFYKHTMLGRGMRAVALNPMAAGLMGIDVKRVASISFAVAAALGAVAGILAAPIVQVSATMGLLLGLKGFLVAIIAGMSNARGVVIVGFAYGILERFVEGFGSTAAREVVGFSVMILLLLIFPKGIFSPKEVQKV comes from the coding sequence ATGTCAGCCTACATCCAGTATCTGTTGTCCGGGATGGTCATCGGGGCGATCTACGCGATCGTCGCGCTGGGCTTCTACATCATGTGGTCGGCGGTGCGCGCGGTGAACTTCGCGCACGGCGACACGCTGATGATCGGTGCGGTGATCTCCGTCGCACTGATGTGGACCGGCATCCCGCTGTACTTCGGCATTCCGATCGCCATCGCCGTGGCCGCCGTGTTCGGCGTGATCATCGAGCGCATCGCGGTCAGGCCATTGAATCATGGGCCATCGTCGATCGGCTGGATGCTGTCGACCATCGCCATCGGCCTGATGATCGAGGCCTTCGTCACCATCACCTTCGGTTCCGACCCGCGTTCGCTGCCGTCGCCGTTGATGGACGAGCCGATCATCTTCATGGGCGCGGGCGTGTTCATGCACGAGCTGCTCATACCGGTGGCCGCGATCGGGCTGCTGTTCGCGCTCGACGGTTTCTACAAGCACACCATGCTCGGGCGCGGCATGCGCGCGGTCGCGCTCAACCCGATGGCCGCCGGCCTGATGGGCATCGACGTCAAGCGCGTCGCCTCGATCTCGTTCGCCGTGGCCGCCGCGCTCGGCGCGGTCGCGGGCATTCTCGCCGCGCCCATCGTGCAGGTGTCCGCGACGATGGGCCTGCTGCTCGGCCTCAAGGGCTTTCTGGTGGCCATCATCGCCGGCATGTCCAATGCGCGCGGCGTGGTCATCGTCGGCTTCGCCTACGGCATCCTCGAGCGTTTCGTCGAAGGCTTCGGCAGCACCGCCGCGCGCGAGGTTGTCGGCTTCAGCGTGATGATCCTGCTTCTGCTGATCTTTCCGAAAGGCATCTTCTCGCCGAAGGAGGTGCAAAAGGTATGA
- a CDS encoding branched-chain amino acid ABC transporter ATP-binding protein/permease, with the protein MKNAIKNNPFLVMAALFGLVLILAPWLVANSFQLRVVMLFMIYALVAMGLNILVGLAGLVSLGQAGIYALGAYAVAVLATSYGWGFFPAMLAAIVLTAIFGIALAYPTVRVRGVYLAVVTIAFGMIVQNVAIDWRTVTGGTLGISNVPRIDFGFGELGTDGLYVMIAIVVFLAFLVHHNVMYSRFGRSMRAVSQSEVAARALGIDPTARRVFAFVISAVYAGVAGGLYAYLNRYVNPDTFSFSDSIRFLLMVILGGSGTTLGPIVGAGVLTWIPNVLQAFGKWQLFAYGALLAVVIFFLPRGIVGTVTHWIDVARNRSNTRARTPQAWPRPSDEANALLRVEGKHHHGAVLATSGLTIRFGGLAAVSEVDVSIERATVHAIIGPNGAGKTTLLNALSGFYKPTEGEVLLRGHPIGGTRSDRIARDGLTRTFQNTELFADMTLEENVLVAFDSRYRGGIATAMARLPGHFGEERLMRARARMLLDYVGLADYADEIARNLAFGHQRRLEIARALALSPEVLLLDEPAAGLTHAEIDDLIALIRDLKALGITIVLVEHHVDMIMAVSDHVTVLDYGQVIASGTPDQVQDDPRVVEAYFGTAAVNPNEQGAQ; encoded by the coding sequence ATGAAGAACGCCATCAAGAACAATCCATTCCTGGTCATGGCCGCGCTGTTCGGGCTGGTCCTGATCCTCGCCCCCTGGCTGGTCGCCAACAGCTTCCAGTTGCGCGTCGTGATGCTGTTCATGATCTACGCCCTGGTCGCGATGGGGCTGAACATCCTGGTCGGTCTGGCGGGTCTGGTCTCGCTCGGCCAAGCCGGCATCTACGCGCTCGGCGCCTATGCCGTGGCGGTGCTCGCCACTTCCTACGGCTGGGGTTTCTTTCCGGCGATGCTGGCGGCGATCGTGCTGACCGCGATCTTCGGCATCGCGCTGGCCTATCCGACGGTGCGCGTGCGCGGCGTGTACCTCGCCGTGGTGACCATTGCCTTCGGCATGATCGTGCAGAACGTGGCGATCGACTGGCGCACCGTCACCGGCGGCACGCTGGGCATCTCCAACGTGCCGCGCATCGATTTCGGTTTCGGCGAACTCGGCACCGACGGCCTGTACGTGATGATCGCCATCGTCGTGTTCCTGGCCTTTCTGGTGCACCACAACGTGATGTACTCGCGCTTCGGCCGGTCGATGCGGGCGGTCTCGCAGTCGGAGGTCGCGGCCCGCGCGCTGGGGATCGACCCGACCGCGCGGCGCGTGTTCGCGTTCGTGATCTCGGCGGTGTATGCGGGCGTCGCAGGCGGGCTGTATGCCTATCTGAACCGCTACGTGAATCCGGACACCTTCTCGTTCTCGGACTCCATCCGTTTTCTGCTGATGGTGATCCTGGGCGGTTCCGGCACCACGCTCGGCCCCATCGTCGGCGCCGGTGTGCTGACCTGGATTCCCAACGTGCTGCAGGCCTTCGGCAAGTGGCAGTTGTTCGCCTACGGCGCCTTGCTGGCGGTCGTGATCTTCTTCCTGCCCCGGGGCATCGTTGGCACGGTCACCCACTGGATCGACGTGGCGCGCAATCGCAGCAACACGCGTGCGCGCACCCCGCAAGCCTGGCCCAGACCGTCGGATGAGGCCAATGCGTTGCTGCGGGTGGAGGGCAAGCACCATCACGGTGCAGTGCTGGCCACGTCCGGGCTGACCATCCGCTTCGGCGGCCTGGCCGCGGTGAGCGAAGTCGATGTCTCCATCGAGCGCGCCACCGTCCACGCCATCATCGGTCCCAACGGCGCCGGCAAGACCACCTTGCTCAACGCCTTGTCGGGGTTCTACAAACCGACCGAGGGCGAGGTGTTGCTGCGCGGTCATCCGATCGGTGGCACGCGCAGCGACCGCATCGCGCGCGACGGCCTCACGCGCACCTTCCAGAACACCGAGCTGTTCGCGGACATGACGCTGGAGGAAAACGTGCTGGTGGCCTTCGACTCGCGTTATCGCGGCGGGATCGCCACGGCGATGGCGCGGCTGCCCGGGCACTTCGGCGAGGAACGCCTGATGCGTGCGCGTGCGCGCATGCTGCTCGATTACGTTGGATTGGCCGACTACGCCGACGAGATCGCCCGCAATCTCGCCTTTGGTCATCAGCGTCGTCTCGAGATCGCACGCGCGTTGGCACTTTCGCCCGAAGTGCTGCTGCTCGACGAGCCGGCAGCCGGCCTGACGCATGCCGAGATCGACGATCTGATCGCGCTGATCCGCGACCTCAAGGCGCTCGGCATCACCATCGTGCTGGTCGAACACCACGTCGACATGATCATGGCGGTGTCGGACCACGTCACGGTCCTTGATTACGGTCAGGTCATCGCTTCCGGAACGCCCGATCAGGTGCAGGACGATCCGCGTGTCGTCGAGGCCTATTTCGGCACGGCGGCCGTCAATCCAAATGAGCAGGGGGCGCAATGA
- a CDS encoding ABC transporter ATP-binding protein, which produces MTQMLLRISDLQVAYGHVQAVRGVSIEVGDGDFVAVIGSNGAGKSSTMKALSGVVQPVAGRIEFDGEDVTGQPSHAMVRRGLAMVPEGRHVFSDQTVEDNLRVGAFVFSREPAKVEEAIEHAYELFPRLAERRAQLAGSLSGGEQQMLAIARGLASSPRLLVIDELSLGLAPKILEMLFPVLVELNKEGLAVLLVEQLANQALAVSRRAYVMENGVVSISGESRALASDPRVMEAYLGRRGH; this is translated from the coding sequence ATGACCCAGATGTTGCTGCGAATATCCGATCTGCAGGTCGCGTACGGACACGTTCAGGCCGTACGCGGTGTTTCGATCGAGGTCGGAGACGGTGATTTTGTTGCCGTCATCGGCTCCAATGGGGCGGGAAAGTCATCGACGATGAAGGCCTTGTCGGGGGTCGTCCAGCCGGTGGCCGGGCGCATCGAGTTCGACGGCGAGGACGTCACCGGCCAGCCTTCGCATGCGATGGTGCGGCGTGGCCTGGCGATGGTGCCCGAGGGGCGGCATGTGTTCTCGGACCAGACCGTCGAGGACAATCTGCGGGTTGGCGCTTTCGTGTTTTCGCGTGAGCCGGCAAAGGTCGAAGAGGCCATCGAGCATGCCTACGAACTGTTCCCACGTCTGGCTGAGCGTCGTGCCCAGCTCGCCGGCTCGCTGTCGGGTGGCGAACAGCAGATGCTGGCGATCGCGCGCGGGTTGGCATCGAGTCCGCGCCTGCTCGTCATCGACGAGCTTTCGCTGGGGCTGGCGCCGAAGATCCTCGAGATGCTGTTCCCGGTCCTGGTCGAACTCAACAAGGAGGGTCTGGCGGTGCTGCTCGTCGAGCAACTCGCCAACCAGGCGCTTGCCGTGTCGCGGCGCGCCTATGTGATGGAAAACGGTGTGGTGTCGATTTCAGGCGAATCCAGGGCTCTTGCGTCGGACCCGCGCGTAATGGAGGCCTACCTGGGCCGCCGCGGGCATTGA
- a CDS encoding SDR family NAD(P)-dependent oxidoreductase, giving the protein MQQKKITLVTGGGIGIGRATAIASAGAGHHVVVTDVLEREGNEVVEHIRATGGSAEFMLLDVRSTPQADSVVRAVEETHGAIDALVLNAGIAHRVPLPQLSDEKWDITHDIDLKGMFRVARAALPHMRSRGSGAIVCLTSLMGVAWGWNEHVHYSAAKAGVVGLMRGLAMEVARDGVRVNAVSPGFVETAQLASEEHSLGREGIRKAAEFIPLGRVGQPDDVADVILFLASPAARYITGQVIVVDGGLVVTGR; this is encoded by the coding sequence ATGCAGCAGAAGAAGATCACACTCGTCACCGGAGGGGGCATCGGCATCGGCCGAGCCACCGCCATCGCATCGGCCGGGGCTGGCCATCATGTCGTCGTCACCGATGTGCTCGAACGCGAAGGCAACGAGGTCGTCGAGCACATCCGCGCAACCGGCGGCAGCGCCGAATTCATGCTGCTGGACGTGCGCTCCACACCCCAGGCGGACAGCGTGGTGCGAGCCGTGGAAGAGACGCACGGAGCCATCGATGCACTGGTGCTCAACGCCGGCATCGCTCACCGCGTGCCGCTGCCCCAACTGAGCGACGAGAAATGGGACATCACCCACGACATCGACCTCAAGGGCATGTTTCGCGTTGCGCGTGCTGCCTTGCCACACATGCGCAGCCGGGGCAGCGGCGCCATCGTCTGCCTGACCTCGCTGATGGGCGTGGCCTGGGGCTGGAACGAACACGTGCACTACTCCGCCGCCAAGGCCGGCGTCGTGGGTCTGATGCGGGGGCTGGCGATGGAGGTGGCGCGCGACGGCGTGCGCGTCAATGCCGTCTCGCCCGGCTTCGTCGAAACCGCGCAACTGGCCTCCGAGGAACACTCTCTGGGCCGCGAGGGCATTCGCAAGGCGGCCGAGTTCATTCCGCTGGGGCGCGTCGGCCAGCCCGACGACGTCGCCGACGTCATTCTCTTCCTGGCCTCGCCGGCCGCACGCTACATCACCGGTCAGGTCATCGTTGTCGACGGCGGCCTCGTCGTCACGGGCCGCTGA
- a CDS encoding nuclear transport factor 2 family protein, with the protein MSDAPVEIIADTEAARAAVASVDRFLRMIMVPDPEGARAFMAPDMRIRFTGGRQMSDPSECAAFNARRYAWVKKRFERYEVVCGADDGCAIVYALGTLHGAWPDGTPFEGNRYVDRYVLRDAKIVEMSVWNDSAEWLLQRAGLQQ; encoded by the coding sequence ATGAGTGACGCACCTGTAGAGATCATTGCCGATACCGAGGCCGCCCGCGCGGCCGTAGCAAGCGTGGACCGCTTCCTGCGCATGATCATGGTCCCGGATCCGGAGGGCGCGAGGGCCTTCATGGCGCCGGACATGCGCATCCGTTTTACCGGCGGACGCCAGATGAGCGATCCGTCCGAATGCGCGGCCTTCAACGCGCGCCGCTACGCCTGGGTCAAGAAGCGCTTTGAGCGCTACGAGGTGGTGTGCGGCGCAGACGATGGATGCGCCATCGTCTACGCGCTGGGAACGCTGCATGGCGCATGGCCCGACGGCACGCCGTTCGAAGGCAATCGCTACGTGGACCGCTACGTGCTGCGAGACGCAAAGATTGTCGAGATGTCGGTGTGGAACGACAGCGCAGAATGGTTGCTGCAGCGCGCCGGCCTGCAACAGTGA
- a CDS encoding polysaccharide deacetylase family protein: protein MSRSEVLPPLPDHGRFAYSGIHDRPDYVWPGGARLAVYLGFNIEHFAFGEGLGAALGPPSPEPDVLNYSWREYGNRVGVWRCLELFDALGLPSGTLINTALYDHCPEVVAACVTRGDEIIGHGHTNAVRQADLDVDAERALLAACRQRIAEASGCAPTGWLSPWISESRHTPDLLAETGYRYNLNWAHDDQPVRMRTAHGPLWSIPYPQELNDIPMIVARKLDGRDFADMIIDQFDEMLEQSARQPLVMGVALHPYLVGQPYRLRHLRRALEHCAAARDRGDIWFTTPGRICEHVEALAQQGMLADL, encoded by the coding sequence ATGAGCCGATCCGAAGTCCTTCCGCCGTTGCCTGACCACGGTCGCTTTGCCTACAGTGGCATTCACGACCGCCCTGACTACGTCTGGCCGGGTGGAGCCCGTCTGGCCGTGTATCTGGGCTTCAACATCGAACATTTCGCCTTCGGCGAAGGGCTGGGTGCGGCACTTGGCCCGCCTTCTCCGGAACCGGATGTACTCAATTACTCGTGGCGTGAGTACGGCAACCGCGTCGGCGTCTGGAGATGTCTGGAGCTGTTCGACGCGCTCGGCCTGCCCTCGGGTACGCTGATCAACACCGCGCTGTATGACCACTGCCCGGAAGTCGTCGCGGCCTGCGTGACGCGCGGCGACGAGATCATTGGCCACGGGCATACCAATGCGGTGCGTCAGGCCGACCTCGACGTCGACGCCGAGCGTGCGCTGCTCGCGGCCTGCCGCCAACGCATCGCCGAGGCGAGCGGCTGCGCGCCCACCGGCTGGTTGTCGCCGTGGATTTCCGAGAGTCGCCATACGCCCGATCTGCTCGCTGAGACCGGCTACCGCTACAACCTCAACTGGGCGCACGATGATCAGCCGGTGCGCATGCGCACTGCGCATGGCCCGTTGTGGTCCATCCCTTATCCGCAGGAACTCAACGACATCCCGATGATCGTCGCGCGCAAGCTCGATGGCCGCGACTTTGCTGACATGATCATCGACCAGTTCGACGAGATGCTCGAACAGTCCGCGCGCCAACCGCTGGTGATGGGCGTCGCGCTGCATCCCTATCTGGTGGGCCAGCCTTACCGGCTGCGCCATCTGCGCCGCGCGCTCGAGCATTGCGCGGCCGCACGCGATCGGGGCGACATCTGGTTCACGACACCGGGCCGGATTTGCGAGCATGTCGAGGCGCTGGCGCAGCAGGGAATGCTGGCCGACTTGTGA
- a CDS encoding thiol-disulfide oxidoreductase DCC family protein encodes MSEAQRLTVYYDGGCPLCRREIGFYRRQPGADGVDWVNLVEADSRSLGDDLDFDAAMARFHVRRPGGRLASGALGFALLWQQLPRFRVLGRVAALPGVVHVLELGYRVVLRVRSLWRKPDAPCRVPR; translated from the coding sequence ATGAGCGAAGCGCAACGACTCACCGTGTATTACGACGGCGGCTGTCCGCTTTGCCGACGCGAGATTGGCTTCTACCGTCGCCAACCGGGGGCCGATGGCGTCGACTGGGTGAATCTGGTCGAAGCCGACTCGCGCTCACTTGGCGACGATCTCGATTTCGACGCCGCGATGGCGCGTTTTCACGTCCGTCGACCGGGCGGGCGGCTGGCTTCGGGTGCGCTCGGTTTCGCGCTGCTGTGGCAGCAGTTGCCGCGGTTTCGCGTCCTCGGGCGTGTCGCTGCGCTGCCCGGCGTCGTGCATGTGCTGGAGCTGGGCTACCGCGTGGTGTTGCGCGTTCGCTCGTTGTGGCGCAAGCCCGATGCGCCTTGCCGCGTGCCGCGCTGA